In the Candidatus Woesearchaeota archaeon genome, CGAGAATATCCTTAATCAATTGGTAATGCTGATAGATAGCTTCACCTTTTTCCTGATTTTCTTTAATCTCCTGCTCTAATTTATTTACTTGAGTCTGCTGGCGTTTGATAATAACTTCTGCTTTACTCAAATGCTGTGTTTTCTTTTGCTGCTGGACTTGTTTTTGCGAGATAATAGTTTGTTCAGTTAATTCTTTGTCAAGCGCTTCATTAAAAGAGGCATATTTTTCTGGATCATAAGGTTTATATTCTAGTTTTTGCAAGTGTTGAAGTTCTTTGTATAATCTATTTGCTTCCTTATCATCGAGTGTTGTTTTATTTTTATCGATATTAGCGTTTTTGCAAAGTTCTTCAGCATATACTCCTCCTAAACCAAGATCTAGCGCTAAAGCTTTCACTATTGATTCTTTATCAGTTGCTTTGATTAATTCTTTGAGCTGGTCTTTTGCTAACGTTAAAAAATTGTATTTTAATGAAGGATGCTCATATTTTAAACCGCCACGAATTGTTCGTTCTTTCCAATTTTGATTGGAGAATGGTGAGAGAATTTTGTAATCCTGATCACAAAGAATAATATTTCCTTTGGAAAATAATTCTAACATTAAATGGTATGTTTTTTCTTTAACCTCAAACGTAAAGTCTAAAATACGTTCAAAATCTATCTGTTTAATTGCCCGCAACCGAGTGTTGTTTAAATGACGGCGTAAGAATAAACAAAATCCATGTGGCTTTTCAGGCATTTCCTGCTTTGTTTCAGTAAGATATAAAAAGTCTGGAACAACAACCCGAAGTATTTTCTTACCAGTGTTTGGAAGATGAAACTGTACTAGAAGTTCCTGCTGTTCTGGCAGAAGGTAGATTTTCTCGACTTTTGCATTTATCAAACTAGGTTGTAATTCTTTGATTAAGATTGCTAATTCCAAGGCTGAGAGTGAACGAGGCATTTTAGGATTAAACTAAATATGATTTATAAAGTTTTGTTAGATTTATTTATTTCCCTGACCAATGCACATATTTATTTTCAATCAACAGAAATATCAAATTAATCATATAACCAATTACGCCTGTTAGCAAAATAACTGCATAAACGCCTTTAATATTATAGATATATTGAAAATCAATTATTTTCCTTCCTAAACCAGCATACGTTCCAATAAACATTTCTGTTACAATGATTATGACCAATGATAAACTCAGTGCTGTTCTTAGTCCTACAAATATCTGTGGTAAACTTTCCCAAAAATAGATGTGTTTTAATAATTGTATTTTTGTTGCACCCATAAGTTTAGCAGCCAATGCTCTCGATGGTTTAATGTGCATTACACCGTAGGCTGTGTTAAACACAATAATTAGTAATGATGCAAATGCCGCAACAGCAATTTTAGATTTATCATCAATACCGAAAATTAATAGGAATAAGGGAAACATTGCTGTGGCTGGAATTGATCTAAAAAAATCAATAACGAATTCAAAGTGTTTATAAATTTTCTTCGATGATCCTAATAATATACCTGTAGGAATACCTATTACCATTGCTATTAAAAATGCGAGACAGGTTCTTTTAAGTGTGAGCAGTATGTCAATGATGATGTTTTCTTCAGAGATTAATCTTAATAATTCTTTGAATGTTTCTAATGGTGTTGGAAGAAAAAATTGATTTATTAAGCTAAATACTGATATCATAAACCATACCAACAAAATAATAAGAGGACCAATTAAAAAATTAAATTTAATTTTCATTGTAAAGCCTCTTTGAATAACAATAATACTTTGTCTTTAGTTTGATTATAAATTTCAGAACTTAAAAATGAAATATCACGCGGATATGGCGCTCCATTGTTTATTACACCTATGATTTGTGTAGGATTTTTTGAAAAAACAATGATTTTATTTGCAAGATGCACAGCTTCTTCTATGTTGTGAGTTATAACTAAAATAGTAGGATTATATTTGAGATAATAATCCTGCAGATAAGTCCTTAATAACAAATTGTTTTCATAATCCAATGCTGAAAAGGGTTCATCAATCAATAATAATTTTGGCTTATTGACTAATGCTCTTGCAAAAGCAATTATTTGCTGCTGACCACCGCTCAGTTCATAAGGGTATTTTTCAAAGTTAAATTTAATATCCAACATTTTTCGAAGTTCATCAATTATTTTTACGTTTTCAGCGGTGTTTTGATTCTGATCAGTCTTATCTCCGTTTTGAATCATTAAAGGAAAAAAGAGATTATCGTATATAGTTGACCATGGCAATAGAGAATCCCTATAGTTTTGAAATACATAACTTATTTCCTGCTGTTTGAAATTTAACCTACATTCACCATGGTCTTTTTCAACAAGATTTGCAATAATATTCAGGATTGTTGATTTACCACAGCCATTGGGTCCAAAAAATGCAACTATATCTCCTTGATTAATATCAAAAGAAAGATCTTGAAAAATAAGTTGTTTACCAAACATCTTTTTCAAGTGCGATACTGCTATAGCGGTTTCCATGGACTCCCTTCAACAAGAGTGACTTATTTACAATACAATAAGTCATCTATGTTTATCGTCCCATCAATAACACCATATTTAGTAAATAAAGAATAAAACTTTGTAATTGAGCTTATATCTTTATCATCTAAGTGATTACATAATTTAAAATCGACTAATGGAACGCTCCCTATAAATTCGTCAGGAAGAGAAGTGTATCTTTTGAGATATTTTCTGTACTCATTAGGATTTTGATTTATCTCCTGTATAGTTCTTTCAAAAATTGCAATTACTTTTTTTGCTGTTTCAGGATTTTCTTCAGCAAACTTAGTTGTTACTACGCCTGCACCTGCATAAAACGGATCTGCAATCATTTGCTTAGCTGGAGCTTTTATCCATAATTTAGCTACTCCTTTAGCTACTGCAATTGTTGGCTGTGGTTCAAGCGCAAGAAGAGCATCAACTTGATGAGAAGCTATTGCTTGTACTTGTACACTTGGCGCTAATTCTACTATCGTAACATCCTTATCCATGTCTAATCCATTTTGAGTTAGAATTTCTCTCGTAATAGTTCTCCATTGAATAGTTCCTGCATTAATACCTAAACGTTTGCCTTTAAGCTCCTTAATGGAAGTAGTAGAAGTGATACTGCTATCAATAGGCACAATAAGATTTTCTCCAGCATTATCTCCTGTTTCTCCCGAAACTGCCCATACTAATATTTTATTGGGATTTTTGTAATTTGCAATACCGGTTATTCCTAATGCAGTACTTCCATCGCCAAAATCAATTTGATCTTGCAATAATGCATCAATTATTTGATTCGGAGCTTCAAATTTTACCAACTCGACGTCAAGACCTGCATCTTTAAAATAACCTTTTTCTAGAGCAACATATAAAGGTAAGCCATGGATAATGGGTAAATTTCCAATTCTTACTTTTGCTGTTTCTGTTAGACTATCGATTTTTATTAAAGAATACCATGTTACAGCGATTGCAATAATCAAAACAATAATGCAAGATATTATTATTATTGATTTCTGTTTCATCATTGATAGAATCGAAAACACCCTCTTAAATATTATTACCCCCTACAGTGGTGATAAAAGAAAGATTTATATGTACTTGAGGATATCTTTATTCATTATGGATCAAGAACAATTACTTAGCCAACTAGGATTATCGCAAAATGAAATAAAAGTATATTTTGGATTGTTAACCTTAGGAACAACTACGACAACACCTCTTGTTCGCGCAGTAAAGATTCCTATTTCAAAGATTTATCCTACTCTTGAAAAATTACTTCATAAAGGACTTGTTTCTTATATTATCAAAAATAATGTCAAATATTTTCAAGCGACTGATCCTGAGAAACTACTTGAACTTATTGGAAATAAACAAAAAGATCTTCTTCAACAAAAACAACAATTAGAAAAACTTATTCCACAACTTAAACTTAAGCAGCAAGAAACTCCTGAAAAAGAAGAAGCAACCATTTACGAAGGAATTAAAGGATTGGAGACGGTGTATGATGATTTATTGCGTTCTATGGAGAAAGGGGATGAATATTATGTGATTAATCTGCATCCTCAAGATAATTATCAGAGATACCAACTATTTTATCGTAAATATCATATGAAGCGCGATGCAAAAGGCGTCCATGTTCATATTTTAACCCATACTTCCCAAAAAAAGCTTGCAAAAACTATTTTCAAAGGATTACATCATTGCTCACTACGCTTTACTTCTGAAGCATTACCATCAAGCATGCTGATCTATAAAAATAAAGTTGCTACACTTCTCCTTAGAGAAGATCCTGTTATTATTGTTGTTGAATCTCAACAAAATACTCAACAATACAAGCATTTTTTTCAGACCTTGTGGAAACAGGGGAAGAAATGACATTATTTATAATGAACAAAGAGAACTTCTTGATAACGTTGAATCATACTATTTCTGAAGAGATTTAAAGTACCGTTACACTCTTGGCCAAATTTCTTGGCTTGTCTATTTCTCGTTTAAGAAGTACAGCAATATAATAACTCAATAAATGTCCTATAATGCCTGCGTAAATTGCGAACTCTGCATCACAACATTGTGGAACAACAAATTCTTCAGCAAATTTCGTTGTTGTTTTGTTATTAACAATGGTGATAACCTGCGCTCCTCTTGCTTCAACTTCTTTACACGCTGAAATCATGTCAGGATTATTATTAGGAATTAAACTTATAACAGGCGTTCCTTCCTCTATCAACGCAATTGTGCCATGTTTTAATTCTCCTGCCATCATTCCTTCTGCATGAATATATGGTATTTCTTTTAGTTTTAATGCAATCTCTCGCGCCATCGGATAAGAAATTCCTTTGCCAAGCACAAAAATATCTTTTTTCATATGCAATTGTTTTGCTAATTGTTTTGTTTTATCTTCGTTCATCGTTATTGTTTCCTGAATACGATGAGCTATTTTTGGCAAATGTGTTTCATACCCTAATCTTCGACCAATTTCTAGCATCATAATAACCTGGTTGGTGAAAGCTTTTGTTGAAGCAACACAGATTTCAGGACCTGCAAGGATTTGCAAAGCGACATCACTCATTCTTTGAATCGTTGAAAAAGGTACATTGACCACTGCTATAATTTTTGCTCCTTGGGCTTTTGCATGCTTCAATACTGAAACAACATCCATGGTTTCACCGCTTTGCGATATTGCGATAGCAACAGTATCTGGATCAAAAGCTACAAAATTCTCAAGCTCAGAAGCAATATTTGAACGCGCGTTATACCCCATTTTTGTGAGAAGAATCGCACCTATCAAAGATGCATGATAACTTGTACCGCAAGCAACAAACACTATTTTTTTTGCTTTTTTTATTAGATCAACAACCTTTTTCAAAGGGTGTTGTTGCGTTGTTGTAAAAGAATTTATCAAACGCGCGCTTGTTGCCGGCTGTTCTTTGATTTCTTTAATCATATAATGAGGATATTGTTCTTTAGTTGTTTCTTCTTTCGTCCATTCAAAAATGGTTGGTTGCTTAGATATCGTTTTACCTTCATGGTTATAAAATTGATAGCTGTTTTGGTTGATAATAGCAAATTCATCATCATCAAAGAATACTGCTTTATTTGTTTCATCAGAAAAAGCATAAATGTCAGAACCGATAATGAATTTATCGCTGCAAATACCTAAGGCAAGAGGAGAATCACGCTTTAAGGCAAGTATTTTTGGGGTATTTTTTTGAAGAACAAGAATAGCAAACTGGCCTTTAATTGTTTTGATAAAATCAACACACGCTTCTTTTTCTTTTTTTGTTTTTAATGCTTCTTCGAAAAAATGCGCAATTACCTCTGAATCTGTTTCTGTGGTGAAAACATGACCTTTGTTCTGAAGCTGCAACTTTAATTCTTCAAAATTTTCAATGATACCATTATGAACAATAATAATATTGCCATCACACGACGTATGAGGATGGGCGTTTGTTTGTGTTACACCACCATGCGTTGACCAACGCGTATGCGCTATGCCAATAGTTGCTTTTGCTTGTTCGCTGATTTTTTCGACAAATGGCTGGATATGACCGATATCTTTTTCAATAATTCCTTCTTTTGTTGCAAAACCTACTGAATCATAACCACGATATTCCATCCTTTTCAGCCGCTGGAGGAGTTCGTGCTTTATTGAAAATGGTTTATTTGCAATAATTCCTGTAATACCGCACATTTATGACACCCCCATACTACATTACCCCAAACAAGGTAATAATATTTCCATTAATTTCTGTCAAATTGTTGACGACAAGATCTGCTTCACTCAAGTTGCTTGCAGTGAATGAGTTGGTAACTGCTATGGTGTGCGTGCCAGCAGCTTTTGCGGATGTCAAACCTGCAATAGAATCTTCAATAACAATGCATTCTTCTGGCTGAAGCTGTAATTGCTCAATGGTTTTTTGATAGGGTTCTGGGTGTGGTTTTGGATGCTGAACATCATCGCCGCATACCAAAACAGGGAAATTATGCTTAAGATTAAATTTTTCAAGAACAAATTGTGTATAAAAACGACTTGAAGAGGTGGTTATCGCTAATTTCATATTCTTTCCTTTTACCATAGTTAAAAAAGTTCTAAATCCATGAAATAATTTTAATTTTTCTCTCATAAGCTCGAACAATATATTATCTCTTTGTTTGATAAAGTCTTCAACTGTTGGCTGAAGATTAAAGTCATGTTTTACGTTTTCAAAAAACTGCTTATCATGCACCCCAATAAAACGACTAATATAGCTGTGATCTATGTTCTTGCCATGAAGAGCTACGGTTTTTTGAAGTGCTTTAATATGCAATGGTTCTGAATCAATAATTACTCCATCTAAATCAAAAATAACTGCTTTAATCATGTTTTTTGCCTTTTTTCTTTTTTATCTACAGTAACTACTTCACCAGCTCCTGTTGTAACATTAGGCCAAAGCTTTCTCCCTGGATTAATAGATGTATGTACACCCGTATGAACACCATCACTTACAATAGTGCCTAACTTTCTTTCTCCTGTATCTATTAATTTACCGTTAATCTCACTTTTGATGTTTACGTTGTCGTGTCTTAGGTTGGCAGTAATAGTACCTGCTCCAAAATTAATATTATCACCAAGAACTGAATCACCTACATAACTGAGATGACCTACTACTGCATGATTACCAAGAATTGAAGCTTTAACTTCTACTGCATTGCCTACTTTGCTTTTGTTGCCTATTGATGTTGGACCTCGAATATAGCAGTTTGGACCTATAATGCAGTCTTCACCAATAACTACTTTGCCTTCAATGTAGGTACCTGATTTAAGTATAGAACCTTTACCAACAACAATATTACCTTTAATACTCACATTATCTTCAATAACTGCGTCTTTGCTGATATTATTTTGGTTTATTTGTGATAAAAAGTGAGTATTTGCATCAAGCAATGACCAACTATATGTTATAGGGAGCCAATTCTCAGCTTCTACGGTAAAAATATCTTTTTCTTTTGCCATCATTGATATTAAGTCAACAAAATCATATTCTCCTCGTGATGATTTTTTAAGCTTGTCTTTGTAGTTAAAGATGGTTTTATCCAAATGAAAGACACCAATATTTGCAAGATCGCCTATGACATGAGCTGGCTTTTCTACAATTGATGTTACTTTGTTTCCTTTATTGTTTTTTTCGGTTAAAACAATCCCAAAATGTTCAGGATGAGGAACTTTTTTTACCAGCATGGCATACTGATGCTGTAATAATTGTTCTATATCATTTCTAAAATAAATATCATCACCATACATAAACAAAAATGTATCTTTAATATAAGGTTCAGTGACGAGAAATGCGCTTCCTGTGCCATTGATATTTGGCTGCTCAACATAGGTTATTTTCATCCCTCCATAAGAATCACCAACTGCATCAATGATTTGTTCCTTGAGATAATTAACAACAATAATCACTTCATCAACAAGTCCTTTGAGGTTGTCAAGAAAATAAAAAATAATTGGTTTATTTGCCACGGACAATAATGTTTTTGGCTTTGTCAAGGTAAGAGGATAGGTGCGCGTGCTTTTTCCCGCACAAAGAATAACTGCTTGCATTTTCTTTTCCGTCTTTGCTTCACTTTTCTTCATAGATTAACACCAACTTCTTGTTTTATGAAACCAGCGAGATCTTCAGCGATCATCTTGACCTGATCTTGTTGTTTACCTTCGACCATGATCCTGCAAATCATTTCTGTGCCTGAATATCTTATTAATATCCTTCCTTCTGTTCCGAGCAATTGTTCATACTCCTTAAGTTTAGAAGTAAACTTAGGCAAAGTGCCTAATGGTTTCTTTTCTTGCACTTGAATGTTGATTAATACTTGTGGATATTTTTTGAAGTTATCAACTAATTCTGACATCTTTTTGTTTGTTTTACTAAGAATCTCCACTATTTTTAATGCTGAGACAATACCATCGCCCGTAGTATTATAATCGCCAAAAATAATATGACCTGAAGCCTCACCACCAAAATTATACCCTTTATTTTTCATTACTTCAATAACATATCTGTCACCATTTTGTGTTCTTACCACCTTGCCACCTATTGAAGCAAGGTAATTATCTAATGCAAGATTGCTATATTCAGTGACGACTACTGTTTTGTGTTTTAAAGTGTTTTCAACGAGCATTTGTTGAGCGCAAAGCGCTAGGATGTAATCACCATCTACGACGTTGCTTTTCTGATCAATGACCACAACTCTGTCAGCATCTCCATCAAAAGCAAAGCCAATATCAGCTTTAACTTCCATGACTTTTTTTTGAATTTGCTCGGGATGCATTGCTCCACAATGATCATTAATGTTTAAACCATTTGGTGCATCGTTAATAACGATAACTTCAAATCCTAATTCTTTTAACATCATCGGAGCAACTGAGTAACTTGCACCATTTGCGCAGTCAAGCACAATCTTCAGTTTTCGTTTAGGAAAATCCTTTATTGTGCTTTTAGCAAACTCAATGTATCTGCCCTTTGCATGGTCAATTCTGTAGGCCTTTCCTAAATTTTCAGGCGCAACATGATCTGTTGAAAGATGATTATGTATAACAAGCTGCTCTATTTCTTGCTCTAATGCATCTGAAAGTTTATAGCCATCCGAAGAAAAGAATTTAATACCATTATCTGAAGCTGGATTGTGGGAAGCTGTAATCATAATGCCTGCATCTGCTGCAAAACTTTTCGTTAAATGAGCAATGGCTGGAGTTGGCAAAGGACCGACTAAATACACATCAACACCCATGCTGCAAAAACCTGATGTTAATGCTGTTTCAAAAACATAACCGCTAATCCTCGTATCTTTACCAATAATAACTTTGCATTTTTCACCATCCTTATTTTTTTGCTTAAGCAATACTTTAGCTGCAGCTTGCCCTAGCTTCAAAGCTATTTCAGGAGTCATGGGAAAGCGATTTGCTTTTCCCCTTACGCCATCAGTTCCAAATAGTTGTTTTACCATACAGCAAACTCAGTTTGCTTGTAATTTATAAATACTATTCAAAAAAAATTTATAGTAATATTATAAATTTATTCATAATAATATAAAAATATTTAAATACCATTATATTATTATGAATAAATTTATGGATCAAGAACAATATTTCATGATTAAAAAGGATGGTAAATTACAGTACAGTGATGCCTTATTTCTCGAACATCCAGAGGATATTAAGCTATTAAGCCATGAGGTTAAAATAAATATTTTACAGCTATTGCAGGGAAAACCACTTTATGCTATTGAAATAGCTAAAGAATTAGGTGTGCATGAACAAAACGTGTATTATCACTTAAATCAATTGATCCAAGCAGGTGTTTTACAAGTAGTTGAGAAAAAAGATATCAGAGGAACTACTGCAAAAAGGTATGCACCCAAACATCCTAATATTGGCATTTCTTTAGGCGGAATTTATAAGGATTTAAGCCAGCTTTCTCAAAAGAATACAAATCAGCTATTAACTCACTTTTTTAAAGGTTTTATAGCTGAAAATGAGTTCAAAGGACAGATTATTATAGGGAGCCCTGATCCTCACGGAGAACATAAAGCACGAGCAAGAGATGGACATTACGCTATCGAGATAGGAATGCTGCTTGGGCAGCTTATCTCTGTGCAAAAAGGATTTTCTACAGTATTGGATGTTAATGCTGATTTAAGCAAGATTAAATATGCCCTTGTGATAGGGGGGCCCGTTACTAATTTAATTGCTGCTAAGATAAATTCTTATGCTCCTGCAAA is a window encoding:
- a CDS encoding NFACT family protein, with the translated sequence MPRSLSALELAILIKELQPSLINAKVEKIYLLPEQQELLVQFHLPNTGKKILRVVVPDFLYLTETKQEMPEKPHGFCLFLRRHLNNTRLRAIKQIDFERILDFTFEVKEKTYHLMLELFSKGNIILCDQDYKILSPFSNQNWKERTIRGGLKYEHPSLKYNFLTLAKDQLKELIKATDKESIVKALALDLGLGGVYAEELCKNANIDKNKTTLDDKEANRLYKELQHLQKLEYKPYDPEKYASFNEALDKELTEQTIISQKQVQQQKKTQHLSKAEVIIKRQQTQVNKLEQEIKENQEKGEAIYQHYQLIKDIL
- a CDS encoding ABC transporter permease; amino-acid sequence: MKIKFNFLIGPLIILLVWFMISVFSLINQFFLPTPLETFKELLRLISEENIIIDILLTLKRTCLAFLIAMVIGIPTGILLGSSKKIYKHFEFVIDFFRSIPATAMFPLFLLIFGIDDKSKIAVAAFASLLIIVFNTAYGVMHIKPSRALAAKLMGATKIQLLKHIYFWESLPQIFVGLRTALSLSLVIIIVTEMFIGTYAGLGRKIIDFQYIYNIKGVYAVILLTGVIGYMINLIFLLIENKYVHWSGK
- a CDS encoding ABC transporter ATP-binding protein, with the translated sequence METAIAVSHLKKMFGKQLIFQDLSFDINQGDIVAFFGPNGCGKSTILNIIANLVEKDHGECRLNFKQQEISYVFQNYRDSLLPWSTIYDNLFFPLMIQNGDKTDQNQNTAENVKIIDELRKMLDIKFNFEKYPYELSGGQQQIIAFARALVNKPKLLLIDEPFSALDYENNLLLRTYLQDYYLKYNPTILVITHNIEEAVHLANKIIVFSKNPTQIIGVINNGAPYPRDISFLSSEIYNQTKDKVLLLFKEALQ
- a CDS encoding ABC transporter substrate-binding protein, with amino-acid sequence MMKQKSIIIISCIIVLIIAIAVTWYSLIKIDSLTETAKVRIGNLPIIHGLPLYVALEKGYFKDAGLDVELVKFEAPNQIIDALLQDQIDFGDGSTALGITGIANYKNPNKILVWAVSGETGDNAGENLIVPIDSSITSTTSIKELKGKRLGINAGTIQWRTITREILTQNGLDMDKDVTIVELAPSVQVQAIASHQVDALLALEPQPTIAVAKGVAKLWIKAPAKQMIADPFYAGAGVVTTKFAEENPETAKKVIAIFERTIQEINQNPNEYRKYLKRYTSLPDEFIGSVPLVDFKLCNHLDDKDISSITKFYSLFTKYGVIDGTINIDDLLYCK
- the glmS gene encoding glutamine--fructose-6-phosphate transaminase (isomerizing), with the translated sequence MCGITGIIANKPFSIKHELLQRLKRMEYRGYDSVGFATKEGIIEKDIGHIQPFVEKISEQAKATIGIAHTRWSTHGGVTQTNAHPHTSCDGNIIIVHNGIIENFEELKLQLQNKGHVFTTETDSEVIAHFFEEALKTKKEKEACVDFIKTIKGQFAILVLQKNTPKILALKRDSPLALGICSDKFIIGSDIYAFSDETNKAVFFDDDEFAIINQNSYQFYNHEGKTISKQPTIFEWTKEETTKEQYPHYMIKEIKEQPATSARLINSFTTTQQHPLKKVVDLIKKAKKIVFVACGTSYHASLIGAILLTKMGYNARSNIASELENFVAFDPDTVAIAISQSGETMDVVSVLKHAKAQGAKIIAVVNVPFSTIQRMSDVALQILAGPEICVASTKAFTNQVIMMLEIGRRLGYETHLPKIAHRIQETITMNEDKTKQLAKQLHMKKDIFVLGKGISYPMAREIALKLKEIPYIHAEGMMAGELKHGTIALIEEGTPVISLIPNNNPDMISACKEVEARGAQVITIVNNKTTTKFAEEFVVPQCCDAEFAIYAGIIGHLLSYYIAVLLKREIDKPRNLAKSVTVL
- a CDS encoding HAD family phosphatase; protein product: MIKAVIFDLDGVIIDSEPLHIKALQKTVALHGKNIDHSYISRFIGVHDKQFFENVKHDFNLQPTVEDFIKQRDNILFELMREKLKLFHGFRTFLTMVKGKNMKLAITTSSSRFYTQFVLEKFNLKHNFPVLVCGDDVQHPKPHPEPYQKTIEQLQLQPEECIVIEDSIAGLTSAKAAGTHTIAVTNSFTASNLSEADLVVNNLTEINGNIITLFGVM
- a CDS encoding NTP transferase domain-containing protein, producing the protein MKKSEAKTEKKMQAVILCAGKSTRTYPLTLTKPKTLLSVANKPIIFYFLDNLKGLVDEVIIVVNYLKEQIIDAVGDSYGGMKITYVEQPNINGTGSAFLVTEPYIKDTFLFMYGDDIYFRNDIEQLLQHQYAMLVKKVPHPEHFGIVLTEKNNKGNKVTSIVEKPAHVIGDLANIGVFHLDKTIFNYKDKLKKSSRGEYDFVDLISMMAKEKDIFTVEAENWLPITYSWSLLDANTHFLSQINQNNISKDAVIEDNVSIKGNIVVGKGSILKSGTYIEGKVVIGEDCIIGPNCYIRGPTSIGNKSKVGNAVEVKASILGNHAVVGHLSYVGDSVLGDNINFGAGTITANLRHDNVNIKSEINGKLIDTGERKLGTIVSDGVHTGVHTSINPGRKLWPNVTTGAGEVVTVDKKEKRQKT
- a CDS encoding phosphoglucosamine mutase produces the protein MVKQLFGTDGVRGKANRFPMTPEIALKLGQAAAKVLLKQKNKDGEKCKVIIGKDTRISGYVFETALTSGFCSMGVDVYLVGPLPTPAIAHLTKSFAADAGIMITASHNPASDNGIKFFSSDGYKLSDALEQEIEQLVIHNHLSTDHVAPENLGKAYRIDHAKGRYIEFAKSTIKDFPKRKLKIVLDCANGASYSVAPMMLKELGFEVIVINDAPNGLNINDHCGAMHPEQIQKKVMEVKADIGFAFDGDADRVVVIDQKSNVVDGDYILALCAQQMLVENTLKHKTVVVTEYSNLALDNYLASIGGKVVRTQNGDRYVIEVMKNKGYNFGGEASGHIIFGDYNTTGDGIVSALKIVEILSKTNKKMSELVDNFKKYPQVLINIQVQEKKPLGTLPKFTSKLKEYEQLLGTEGRILIRYSGTEMICRIMVEGKQQDQVKMIAEDLAGFIKQEVGVNL
- a CDS encoding helix-turn-helix domain-containing protein; protein product: MNKFMDQEQYFMIKKDGKLQYSDALFLEHPEDIKLLSHEVKINILQLLQGKPLYAIEIAKELGVHEQNVYYHLNQLIQAGVLQVVEKKDIRGTTAKRYAPKHPNIGISLGGIYKDLSQLSQKNTNQLLTHFFKGFIAENEFKGQIIIGSPDPHGEHKARARDGHYAIEIGMLLGQLISVQKGFSTVLDVNADLSKIKYALVIGGPVTNLIAAKINSYAPAKFNNKQPWCIITQKEDYTEESVGVITKFKNPWHEDGMIISIAGVGNSGTRSAILSIIMHYNELLSHYNGKEPWFKIVQGFDLDGDGSIDSVEILE